A single genomic interval of Selenihalanaerobacter shriftii harbors:
- the yunB gene encoding sporulation protein YunB produces MNITLKRLLVTILIVTILLSSLIVFLVEFALRPILYEIAELKASSLVTEAINRAVYQKSTQLNYDDLVRTKTDHQGNIIFMQPNLHKINQVSSQISLQIQESLQKIKKHRVQLPVAQMFGIQVLANYGPKLNAQIVPHGSLKTDIVDYFQPAGINQTRHKIDLEVTTSTRVVVPFISEDIKVQTTIPLTEAIIVGRVPEVYVGLDQGLISKEK; encoded by the coding sequence TTGAATATTACGTTAAAAAGATTATTAGTTACGATATTAATTGTGACTATTCTATTAAGTAGTTTAATAGTCTTTTTAGTAGAATTTGCCTTAAGACCTATTTTATATGAGATTGCTGAACTTAAAGCTTCAAGTTTAGTAACCGAAGCAATTAATCGGGCTGTATATCAAAAATCAACTCAGCTTAATTATGATGATTTAGTTAGGACTAAGACTGATCATCAGGGAAATATTATATTTATGCAGCCTAATCTTCATAAAATAAATCAAGTTTCTTCACAGATTTCTTTACAAATTCAAGAATCTTTACAAAAAATTAAAAAACATAGAGTTCAATTACCAGTTGCTCAGATGTTTGGGATTCAAGTTTTAGCTAATTACGGCCCTAAATTAAATGCTCAAATTGTACCTCATGGCTCATTAAAGACTGATATAGTTGATTACTTTCAACCAGCTGGTATTAATCAGACACGACATAAAATTGATTTAGAAGTGACTACTAGTACTAGAGTAGTAGTACCATTTATAAGTGAAGATATTAAAGTTCAGACTACTATTCCTTTAACTGAGGCAATAATAGTAGGTAGAGTACCAGAAGTTTATGTTGGTTTAGATCAAGGATTAATTAGTAAAGAAAAATAA
- a CDS encoding PRC-barrel domain-containing protein produces the protein MYKGHEIIDLPVINLQTGKEVGSVEDITFDPETKSITGLIIDGGSWLQGKQMIPYDELHSIGEDAVTIEDESAVTKRDKNKECLNGAAGSVIGIRVVTNDGKELGNIEDIILDPINGQLDAYELTDGLVQDILEGRGLLNISNDLKYGEDVVIVSNLDDYQQINNREEQLK, from the coding sequence ATGTATAAGGGTCACGAAATTATAGATTTGCCAGTTATTAATTTACAAACTGGTAAAGAAGTGGGGAGTGTTGAAGATATCACTTTTGATCCTGAAACTAAAAGTATTACTGGGTTAATAATTGATGGAGGAAGTTGGTTGCAAGGAAAACAGATGATCCCTTATGATGAGTTACATAGCATAGGGGAAGATGCTGTTACTATTGAAGATGAATCAGCAGTAACTAAAAGAGATAAGAATAAAGAATGTTTAAATGGCGCTGCGGGAAGTGTAATTGGCATTAGAGTTGTAACGAATGATGGGAAAGAATTAGGAAATATTGAAGACATTATTTTAGATCCTATTAATGGACAGCTTGATGCTTATGAGCTTACTGATGGTTTAGTTCAAGATATACTGGAAGGGCGAGGATTGCTAAATATTTCTAATGATTTAAAATATGGTGAAGATGTAGTAATCGTTTCAAATTTAGATGATTATCAACAAATAAATAATAGAGAGGAGCAGTTAAAATGA
- the tyrS gene encoding tyrosine--tRNA ligase — protein MSINIEEQLRVIKRGVAELISEDELKKKLKQVKKEDRPLKVKLGLDPTAPDIHLGHTVVLQKLKQFQDLGHEVILLIGDFTARIGDPTGKSKTRPQLSEKDIKENARTYKEQIFKVLDPDKTRLVFNSEWLGEMDFTDVINLSANYTVARMLEREDFSQRYKNNQPISIHEFFYPLMQGYDSVAIKADVELGGTDQKFNLLVGRTLQKEYGQESQVIIMMPILEGLDGVKKMSKSLDNYIGIDDTPNDMYGKVMSIPDELLARYFELLTDISLDELEEIKSGLENGDIHPMKAKKKLARTIVIKYYDSDMADKAAEEFERVFKEGENPEDMPEVKISSSELEDGQLWIVKLVAATGLVDSNSQARRMIKQGAVRIDDKKYDKINIDIDIEDGMIVRVGKRRFARIALN, from the coding sequence ATGAGTATTAATATTGAAGAACAGTTAAGAGTTATTAAACGTGGTGTTGCAGAATTAATTTCTGAGGATGAATTAAAAAAGAAGTTAAAGCAAGTTAAAAAAGAAGACAGGCCTTTAAAAGTAAAGTTAGGATTAGATCCTACAGCACCAGATATTCACTTGGGGCATACAGTTGTACTACAAAAATTAAAGCAGTTCCAAGACTTAGGTCATGAAGTGATATTACTTATTGGAGATTTTACAGCACGGATTGGAGATCCAACTGGCAAGTCAAAGACTAGACCACAGTTAAGTGAAAAAGATATTAAGGAGAATGCTAGAACTTATAAAGAACAGATCTTTAAAGTTTTAGATCCAGATAAGACAAGATTGGTATTTAATAGTGAATGGTTAGGGGAGATGGACTTTACAGATGTAATTAATCTATCTGCTAATTATACAGTAGCTAGAATGTTAGAAAGAGAAGACTTTTCACAAAGGTATAAAAATAATCAACCAATTAGTATTCATGAATTCTTTTATCCATTAATGCAAGGATATGATTCAGTAGCAATTAAAGCAGATGTCGAGCTAGGAGGAACAGACCAAAAGTTTAATCTATTAGTAGGTCGTACTTTACAGAAAGAATATGGACAGGAATCTCAGGTAATAATTATGATGCCGATTTTAGAAGGGTTAGATGGAGTTAAGAAAATGAGTAAGAGTTTAGATAATTATATTGGGATTGATGACACTCCTAATGATATGTACGGGAAAGTGATGTCAATTCCTGATGAATTATTAGCACGTTATTTTGAACTGTTAACAGATATTTCCTTAGATGAATTAGAAGAAATTAAATCAGGACTTGAAAATGGTGATATCCATCCAATGAAGGCTAAGAAAAAATTAGCTAGAACAATTGTTATTAAATATTATGATTCCGATATGGCTGATAAAGCTGCTGAAGAGTTTGAAAGAGTCTTTAAGGAAGGTGAAAATCCTGAAGATATGCCTGAGGTAAAGATCTCTAGTAGTGAGTTAGAAGACGGTCAATTATGGATTGTAAAATTAGTAGCTGCTACTGGATTAGTAGATAGTAATAGTCAAGCTAGGCGTATGATTAAACAAGGTGCTGTTAGAATAGATGATAAGAAATATGATAAAATTAATATAGATATAGATATTGAAGATGGAATGATAGTTAGAGTAGGTAAAAGAAGATTTGCTCGAATAGCTTTGAATTAA
- a CDS encoding AI-2E family transporter, which yields MEDKDVKQEKKALLLLILIGFIYFLYLFRIVLLPFILAILIVYLVEPFIDWLVNKGVSRNLALGLILILLISGIFIIGFFAVPPLLEELNTLAQRLPDYGIKIQEIIDRINYKYDNINLPPTIRTIIDNTINRIQTVILRFVEKTTAVIIGVLSRFFSLVMAPILAFYMLKDIEMLKKNFWCLIPKKNRKEAKQLFKKIDEVLLGYVKGQLLVSLFVGLLSITGLYILKVKFYLIIGIFAGIMNLIPYLGSIFGVLPAIFIVSFKSMKAVLGVLILFTIIQQLEGSVISPKIVGDKVGLHPIIIIFSLLVGGELLGIIGMLLAVPTAGVIKVIINHFVSLVI from the coding sequence CTGGAAGATAAAGATGTTAAACAAGAAAAAAAGGCATTATTATTATTAATATTAATTGGATTTATCTATTTTTTATATTTATTTAGAATTGTTTTATTACCATTCATTTTGGCTATTTTAATAGTTTATTTAGTAGAACCATTCATTGATTGGTTGGTAAATAAAGGAGTATCACGGAATTTAGCATTAGGCTTAATTCTTATTCTTTTAATTAGTGGAATTTTTATAATTGGTTTTTTTGCTGTGCCACCATTACTTGAAGAGTTAAATACTTTAGCTCAAAGACTGCCTGACTATGGTATAAAAATTCAAGAGATAATTGATAGAATTAATTATAAATATGATAATATTAATCTTCCTCCTACTATTCGTACAATTATTGATAATACTATTAATAGGATTCAAACAGTCATTCTTAGGTTTGTAGAAAAGACTACTGCTGTAATCATTGGAGTTTTATCTAGATTTTTTAGCTTAGTTATGGCTCCAATTTTAGCTTTTTATATGTTAAAGGATATAGAGATGCTTAAGAAAAATTTTTGGTGTTTAATTCCTAAAAAGAATAGAAAAGAAGCTAAACAGTTATTTAAAAAAATAGATGAAGTTTTATTAGGATATGTAAAAGGGCAATTATTAGTTTCGTTATTTGTAGGGTTATTATCAATTACAGGTCTTTATATTTTGAAAGTTAAATTTTATTTAATCATTGGTATTTTTGCTGGTATCATGAATTTAATTCCTTATTTAGGTTCAATTTTTGGAGTACTACCTGCGATTTTTATTGTATCATTTAAATCTATGAAAGCGGTTTTAGGTGTATTGATTCTCTTCACAATTATTCAACAATTAGAAGGAAGTGTTATTTCTCCGAAGATTGTTGGGGATAAAGTAGGTTTGCATCCTATTATTATTATTTTTTCTTTGTTGGTAGGAGGAGAATTATTGGGCATCATTGGCATGTTATTAGCAGTACCTACCGCAGGAGTAATTAAAGTAATTATTAATCATTTTGTTAGTCTAGTAATATAA